The proteins below come from a single Plodia interpunctella isolate USDA-ARS_2022_Savannah chromosome 21, ilPloInte3.2, whole genome shotgun sequence genomic window:
- the eIF3a gene encoding eukaryotic translation initiation factor 3 subunit A, translating into MARYGQRPENALKRANEFMDLDKPARALDTLQEVFRNKKWAYNWSESVLEPIMFKYLELCVDLRKSHIAKEGLFQYRNMFQSVNVGSLEQVIRGYLRMAEERTEAARAQSTQAVIDTDDLDNLATPESILLSAVSGEDAQDRSDRTILTPWVKFLWESYCQCLELLRTNAHVETLYHDIARMAFQFCLKYSRKTEFRKLCDKLRKHLEDICKPTVQTGNVSISKPETQQLNLETRLFQLDSAIQMELWQEAYKAIEDIHNLMNMSKKTPVAKTMANYYGKLALVFWKAGHCLFHAAALLKLFQLSREMKKNITQEELQKMACRVLVAVLSVPLPSLHPEFDRFVETDKSPVEKAQRLAVLLGLAQPPTRASLLKDVVRLNVVALASPQLQQLYSWLEVEFDPLSICHNVQSVIKQLQAEPNSALAQYTAALSDVALVRLIRQVAQCYACIQFSRLLELAGTADLFHLERLLVDCVRHNDMQIRIDHANTCVHFGVEAGGGEWCSAADEACGGAILQATPAEQVREQLVRAATVLTRCVATLFPNRRKAERERARAHMVQHYHDNKHAEHHRVLQRHKIIEERKEYIERLNTVREEEELRRQEEQQRAAAAAEARRLEQEREEREKRKFANEIAAMKERHRRERMAHISQTAHGKKMLQKLDEEEIKKMDAEAIAQREAEELMKERRELQARLKSQEKKVDYFERAKRLEEIPLLQKSLEEKQVQDKAFWEQQESERIAQLIEARTRDVATATRMARMHQQRDEFINRLLAERGAAHHARLAAFKEKLAAERDKRRALRRQQRIENRRSEWEAEKRRAEELAAEAARRAREDEERREREEREKKHQEEMAALREAKERKEKEHQEMLARAEAKARAKEAEVQRRLEEQKAAVASSWRRSGAPERAPERAPERAPERAPERAPEREKERDDAWRKDKEPEKKAEPWRSSRPRPDAPRSPERRAPARDEPRPAREERPKDDRREERGPPRSPERRPREEGGWRSAAPRAEPDRDRERPRYTGRSSGPEGGSWRRGPAEPPPAPTERSSTWRSKEGPARDREGGYRDAVRDRDGFRAGDRDRDRYPPRRDDRDPPRRDDRDGPRRDDRDRRAPPARRDEKPRDADDDEWHPVTRR; encoded by the exons ATGGCTCGATACGGTCAAAGACCGGAAAATGCTCTTAAACGGGCCAATG AATTTATGGACCTGGACAAACCGGCCCGGGCACTGGACACCTTACAAGAGGTTTTTAGGAACAAAAAATGGGCATACAACTGGTCGGAGTCCGTTTTGGAACCCATCATGTTCAAGTACTTGGAGCTATGTGTGGACTTACGCAAGTCCCATATCGCCAAAGAGGGACTGTTTCAGTACCGAAACATGTTCCAATCTGTGAATGTTGGATCACTGGAGCAAGTCATAag AGGCTACCTGCGAATGGCTGAGGAACGTACTGAGGCAGCACGAGCCCAATCAACGCAAGCAGTCATAGACACTGATGATCTTGACAACTTGGCAACTCCGGAGAGCATCCTCCTGAGTGCCGTTTCTGGAGAGGACGCTCAGGACAGATCGGACAGGACTATACTTACACCATGG gTGAAATTCCTTTGGGAGTCCTACTGCCAATGCCTGGAGCTGCTCCGCACCAACGCTCATGTGGAGACCTTGTACCATGACATCGCTCGCATGGCATTCCAGTTCTGTCTCAAGTACTCCCGCAAGACTGAGTTCAGGAAACTCTGCGACAAGCTGCGGAAACATCTTGAAGATATTTGTAAACCCACT GTGCAAACTGGCAATGTGAGCATCTCAAAGCCGGAGACCCAGCAACTGAACTTGGAGACCAGGCTCTTCCAACTGGACAGTGCCATACAGATGGAACTTTGGCAG GAAGCCTACAAAGCGATAGAAGACATCCACAACCTGATGAACATGTCTAAGAAGACGCCGGTGGCCAAGACCATGGCCAATTACTATGGCAAGCTGGCACTGGTTTTCTGGAAGGCTGGCCACTGCCTGTTCCACGCCGCAGCCTTGCTGAAGCTGTTCCAGCTCTCCAGGgagatgaagaagaatatcACCCAGGAGGAGCTTCAGAA GATGGCGTGCCGCGTGCTGGTGGCGGTGCTGTCGGTGCCGCTGCCGTCGCTGCACCCGGAGTTCGACCGCTTCGTGGAGACGGACAAGAGCCCCGTGGAGAAGGCGCAGCGCCTCGCCGTGCTGCTGGGACTCGCGCAGCCGCCCACACGCGCTAGTCTGCTTAAAG ACGTGGTCCGCTTGAACGTGGTGGCGCTGGCGTCGCCTCAACTCCAACAGTTGTACTCGTGGCTGGAGGTGGAGTTCGACCCGCTGAGCATCTGCCACAACGTGCAGAGCGTCATCAAACAGCTGCAAGCGGAGCCCA ATTCGGCGCTCGCGCAATACACCGCTGCTCTGAGCGACGTGGCCCTAGTGCGTCTGATCCGCCAAGTGGCGCAGTGCTACGCCTGCATACAGTTCTCGCGGCTGCTGGAGCTGGCCGGCACCGCAGACCTGTTCCACCTGGAGCGGCTGCTGGTGGACTGCGTGCGGCACAACGACATGCAGATACGCATCGACCACGCTAACAC ATGCGTGCATTTCGGAGTGGAAGCCGGCGGCGGCGAATGGTGCTCCGCAGCCGACGAGGCGTGTGGCGGGGCCATACTGCAGGCCACGCCAGCTGAACAG GTCCGCGAGCAACTAGTTCGCGCAGCCACCGTCCTCACCCGTTGCGTGGCGACGCTGTTCCCCAACCGCCGCAAGGCAGAACGAGAACGTGCGCGTGCGCATATGGTGCAGCACTACCACGACAACAAGCACGCGGAGCACCACCGCGTGCTGCAGCGACACAAGATTATCGAAGAGAGGAAGGAGTACATCGAGCGGCTTAATACTGTGCGCGAGGAGGAGGAGCTCAG ACGTCAAGAGGAGCAACAGCGCGCCGCCGCAGCCGCGGAAGCGAGACGGCTAGAGCAAGAGCGAGAGGAGAGAGAGAAACGCAAGTTCGCAAACGAGATAGCTGCTATGAAGGAGAGACATCGCCGCGAGCGCATGGCCCACATCTCTCAGACTGCGCACGGCAAGAAGATGCTGCAGAAACTGGACGAAGAG GAAATCAAGAAAATGGACGCGGAAGCGATCGCGCAGCGCGAGGCCGAGGAGCTGATGAAGGAACGCCGCGAACTGCAGGCCAGGCTCAAGTCGCAGGAGAAGAAG GTGGACTATTTCGAGCGAGCCAAGCGCCTGGAAGAAATTCCACTTCTGCAGAAGAGTCTGGAAGAGAAGCAGGTGCAGGACAAGGCTTTCTGGGAGCAGCAGGAGTCCGAGAGGATCGCCCAACTCATTG AGGCGCGCACCCGCGACGTGGCCACCGCCACCCGCATGGCCCGCATGCACCAGCAGCGCGACGAGTTCATCAACCGACTGCTGGCGGAGAGGGGTGCCGCTCACCACGCCCGCCTCGCCGCCTTCAAGGAGAAGCTGGCGGCCGAGAGGGACAAGCGCCGGGCGCTCCGCCGCCAGCAGCGCATCGAGAACCGGCGCAGCGAG TGGGAGGCGGAGAAGCGGCGCGCGGAGGAGCTGGCGGCGGAGGCTGCGAGGCGCGCGCGCGAGGACGAGGAGCGGCGGGAGCGGGAGGAGAGGGAGAAGAAGCACCAGGAGGAGATGGCCGCCCTCCGCGAGGCCAAGGAGCGGAAGGAGAA AGAGCATCAAGAAATGTTGGCGCGCGCAGAAGCGAAAGCTCGCGCCAAAGAGGCTGAAGTCCAGCGCCGTCTGGAGGAACAGAAAGCTGCGGTGGCCAGCAGCTGGAGGCGCAGCGGCGCCCCCGAGCGCGCCCCCGAGCGTGCCCCCGAGCGTGCCCCCGAGCGCGCCCCCGAGCGAGCGCCTGAGCGAGAGAAGGAGAGAGATGACGCCTGGAGGAAGGACAAGGAGCCAGAGAAGAAAGCTGAACCGTGGCGCTCTA GCCGCCCCCGCCCCGACGCCCCCCGCTCCCCCGAGCGCCGCGCCCCCGCCAGGGACGAGCCCAGACCTGCCAGGGAGGAGAGACCCAAGGACGacag GCGTGAGGAGCGCGGGCCGCCTCGGTCACCGGAGCGGCGCCCGCGAGAGGAGGGCGGCTGGCGCTCCGCCGCGCCCAGGGCGGAGCCCGACCGCGACCGCGAGAG GCCTCGCTACACGGGCCGGTCCAGCGGGCCCGAGGGCGGCAGCTGGCGGCGCGGCCCCGCCGAGCCCCCGCCGGCGCCCACT GAGCGCTCCAGCACGTGGCGCTCCAAGGAAGGCCCGGCGCGGGACAGGGAAGGGGGTTACCGCGACGCTGTCAGGGACCGCGACGGCTTCCGCGCCGGGGACCGGGACCGGGACCGCTACCCGCCCAGGAGGGATGATAGAGACCCGCCGAGGAGAGACGATCG TGACGGTCCCCGGCGTGACGACCGCGACCGCCGCGCCCCGCCTGCCCGTCGCGACGAGAAAC CACGCGACGCAGACGATGACGAGTGGCATCCAGTCACCAGGCGCTAA
- the LOC128679195 gene encoding uncharacterized protein LOC128679195 encodes MQVVTQVYLFRSPYTICYINEEVVVLANEELYKVLSLNHITYPDKENEVSSDIVRKRLRLVVGAYFLGPFLKECSNSEAYRHNVIDRFKKVSGHDSGTVFLKLILEPPDQEIIDYAWNEKMLKLVWTRVEIENAFSWLSTLGGAYSALGDYFEHCAEEAGRISVRQFRLSKMLGDDGLAARSRLYSALSYSQKGDLKISRRIVRNVAEFAQATKDKRLMRMCQGVWAKLKYLRTLQKNAKLESREQGNGNMINGIN; translated from the exons ATGCAAGTTGTTACTCAGGTGTATCTTTTTCGAAGTCCttatacaatttgttataTCAATGAAGAAGTTGTAGTCTTAGCAAACGAAGAACTGTATAAGGTGTTAAGCTTAAATCATATAACCTACCCAGATAAAGAAAATGAAGTCTCCAGTGATATTGTAAGGAAAAGGTTGAGATTGGTGGTTGGAGCATATTTCCTGGGTCCTTTCTTGAAAGAATGCTCCAATTCTGAAGCTTATCGGCACAATGTGATAGACCGCTTCAAGAAAGTGAGTGGACATGACAGTGGGACTGTTttcttgaaattaatattggagCCTCCAGATCAGGAAATTATAGATTATGCTTG GAATGAAAAGATGCTTAAGCTTGTGTGGACTAGAGTAGAAATTGAGAATGCATTTTCATGGCTCTCAACACTTGGAGGAGCATATTCCGCTTTAGGCGACTATTTTGAGCATTGT GCTGAGGAAGCAGGCAGAATATCAGTTAGGCAGTTCAGACTTTCAAAGATGCTAGGAGATGATGGTTTGGCTGCTCGGAGCAGACTCTATTCCGCCTTGTCATATTCCCAAAAAGGTGACCTGAAGATATCCCGCAGGATTGTCAGGAATGTTGCAGAATTTGCTCAAGCAACAAAGGACAAGCGTTTGATGCGCATGTGTCAGGGAGTCTGGGCCAAATTGAAGTATTTACGGACACTGCAGAAAAATGCTAAGTTGGAAAGCAGGGAGCAAGGCAATGGCAATATGATTAATGGTATCAATTGA
- the LOC128679193 gene encoding bleomycin hydrolase isoform X1 produces the protein MLINKIICKVLYNCGTSKLLKVSSAAMTSQPLTIDLLGKLRNEYYSDPKNELAQNVCTRFDPFEVAISRKKTDGALHVYNIKVEMEGKPVTNQENSGRCWLFAALNVMRLPFMKKYAIEEFEFSQSYLFFWDKIERSHYWLNSIVETAKAGEDLEGRLVNFLLKDPINDGGQWDMIVNLVNKYGVMPKKCYPESFSSKKSLHMNAIIKTKLREFAKELRDMVDKKATDECIQAAINKQVAIIYNIVATCLGTPPQKFTFEFYNKEKAYNNFGALTPQEFYEKHVRPLFDVNNKVCLVSDPRQSNPFGNLYTLQCLGNVVGGRRTAYNNQPIETLMNVVKDSIQGGEAVWFGCEVSKRFERKNGLEDLDAHDYRLVFNTEVQIGLQKADRLMYGDSCMTHAMVFTAVGTDEQGKPQKFRVENSYSDKEYDKGYLMITEPWFREFVFEVVVDKRFVPAEVLDVFKQEPKVLPAWDPMGTLACPFCSRE, from the exons atgcttataaataaaattatttgcaaagtattgtataattgtGGGACGTCCAAGTTACTAAAAGTATCTTCCGCAGCTATGACATCAC aaccGCTGACAATAGACCTTTTGGGCAAGCTCAGAAATGAGTACTACTCAGACCCGAAAAATGAGCTGGCTCAAAATGTTTGCACCAGGTTTGACCCCTTCGAAGTGGCTATCAGTAGAAAGAAGACAGATGGTGCCTTGCATGTCTATAACATCAAG GTGGAAATGGAGGGGAAGCCGGTGACGAATCAGGAGAACTCTGGCAGGTGCTGGCTGTTCGCAGCCCTCAACGTCATGCGTCTGCCGTTCATGAAGAAGTATGCCATTGAGGAGTTTGAGTTTTCTCAGAG CTACCTGTTCTTCTGGGACAAAATAGAGCGCTCCCACTACTGGCTGAACAGCATCGTGGAGACCGCTAAGGCTGGGGAGGACCTCGAAGGCAGGCTCGTCAACTTTCTGCTCAAG GACCCCATAAACGATGGTGGGCAATGGGACATGATCGTGAACCTGGTGAACAAGTACGGCGTGATGCCAAAGAAGTGCTACCCCGAGTCGTTCAGCTCCAAGAAGAGTCTGCACATGAACGCGATCATCAAAACCAAG CTGCGCGAATTTGCGAAGGAGCTGCGGGACATGGTGGACAAGAAGGCTACAGACGAATGCATACAGGCGGCTATCAACAAGCAGGTCGCAATTATATACAACATTGTGGCTACGTGTTTAG GAACCCCGCCGCAAAAGTTCACGTTCGAGTTCTACAACAAGGAGAAGGCGTACAACAACTTTGGCGCGCTCACGCCGCAGGAGTTCTACGAGAAACACGTCCGCCCGCTGTTCGACGTCAACAATAAG GTGTGTCTAGTGAGCGACCCTCGTCAATCGAATCCGTTCGGTAACCTCTACACCCTGCAGTGTCTGGGCAATGTGGTCGGAGGTCGGCGCACCGCATACAACAACCAACCGATTGAGACGCTCATGAA CGTCGTGAAGGACAGTATTCAGGGCGGCGAAGCTGTGTGGTTTGGATGCGAAGTGTCCAAGAGATTTGAACGCAAGAATGGCCTTGAAGATCTTGACGC aCACGATTACCGTCTGGTGTTCAACACAGAGGTACAGATCGGGCTGCAGAAAGCTGACAGACTCATGTACGGAGACTCCTGCATGACTCATGCCATGGTGTTCACTGCCGTAGGGACTGAT gaGCAAGGCAAGCCCCAGAAGTTCCGCGTCGAGAACTCCTACAGCGACAAGGAGTACGACAAGGGATACCTCATGATCACCGAGCCTTGGTTCAGGGAGTTTGTGTTTGAG gTGGTGGTCGATAAGAGATTCGTGCCGGCAGAAGTACTGGACGTGTTCAAACAAGAGCCGAAGGTGCTCCCGGCGTGGGATCCCATGGGAACGCTGGCGTGTCCCTTCTGCTCCCGGGAATAa
- the LOC128679193 gene encoding bleomycin hydrolase isoform X2, whose protein sequence is MHKIISSPGVKILLLNLKKNIVIDVARSKQPLTIDLLGKLRNEYYSDPKNELAQNVCTRFDPFEVAISRKKTDGALHVYNIKVEMEGKPVTNQENSGRCWLFAALNVMRLPFMKKYAIEEFEFSQSYLFFWDKIERSHYWLNSIVETAKAGEDLEGRLVNFLLKDPINDGGQWDMIVNLVNKYGVMPKKCYPESFSSKKSLHMNAIIKTKLREFAKELRDMVDKKATDECIQAAINKQVAIIYNIVATCLGTPPQKFTFEFYNKEKAYNNFGALTPQEFYEKHVRPLFDVNNKVCLVSDPRQSNPFGNLYTLQCLGNVVGGRRTAYNNQPIETLMNVVKDSIQGGEAVWFGCEVSKRFERKNGLEDLDAHDYRLVFNTEVQIGLQKADRLMYGDSCMTHAMVFTAVGTDEQGKPQKFRVENSYSDKEYDKGYLMITEPWFREFVFEVVVDKRFVPAEVLDVFKQEPKVLPAWDPMGTLACPFCSRE, encoded by the exons ATGCATAAGATAATCTCATCTCCTGGTGTAAAGATTCTGTtactaaatttgaaaaaaaatatagttattgatGTGGCTCGTTCTAAAC aaccGCTGACAATAGACCTTTTGGGCAAGCTCAGAAATGAGTACTACTCAGACCCGAAAAATGAGCTGGCTCAAAATGTTTGCACCAGGTTTGACCCCTTCGAAGTGGCTATCAGTAGAAAGAAGACAGATGGTGCCTTGCATGTCTATAACATCAAG GTGGAAATGGAGGGGAAGCCGGTGACGAATCAGGAGAACTCTGGCAGGTGCTGGCTGTTCGCAGCCCTCAACGTCATGCGTCTGCCGTTCATGAAGAAGTATGCCATTGAGGAGTTTGAGTTTTCTCAGAG CTACCTGTTCTTCTGGGACAAAATAGAGCGCTCCCACTACTGGCTGAACAGCATCGTGGAGACCGCTAAGGCTGGGGAGGACCTCGAAGGCAGGCTCGTCAACTTTCTGCTCAAG GACCCCATAAACGATGGTGGGCAATGGGACATGATCGTGAACCTGGTGAACAAGTACGGCGTGATGCCAAAGAAGTGCTACCCCGAGTCGTTCAGCTCCAAGAAGAGTCTGCACATGAACGCGATCATCAAAACCAAG CTGCGCGAATTTGCGAAGGAGCTGCGGGACATGGTGGACAAGAAGGCTACAGACGAATGCATACAGGCGGCTATCAACAAGCAGGTCGCAATTATATACAACATTGTGGCTACGTGTTTAG GAACCCCGCCGCAAAAGTTCACGTTCGAGTTCTACAACAAGGAGAAGGCGTACAACAACTTTGGCGCGCTCACGCCGCAGGAGTTCTACGAGAAACACGTCCGCCCGCTGTTCGACGTCAACAATAAG GTGTGTCTAGTGAGCGACCCTCGTCAATCGAATCCGTTCGGTAACCTCTACACCCTGCAGTGTCTGGGCAATGTGGTCGGAGGTCGGCGCACCGCATACAACAACCAACCGATTGAGACGCTCATGAA CGTCGTGAAGGACAGTATTCAGGGCGGCGAAGCTGTGTGGTTTGGATGCGAAGTGTCCAAGAGATTTGAACGCAAGAATGGCCTTGAAGATCTTGACGC aCACGATTACCGTCTGGTGTTCAACACAGAGGTACAGATCGGGCTGCAGAAAGCTGACAGACTCATGTACGGAGACTCCTGCATGACTCATGCCATGGTGTTCACTGCCGTAGGGACTGAT gaGCAAGGCAAGCCCCAGAAGTTCCGCGTCGAGAACTCCTACAGCGACAAGGAGTACGACAAGGGATACCTCATGATCACCGAGCCTTGGTTCAGGGAGTTTGTGTTTGAG gTGGTGGTCGATAAGAGATTCGTGCCGGCAGAAGTACTGGACGTGTTCAAACAAGAGCCGAAGGTGCTCCCGGCGTGGGATCCCATGGGAACGCTGGCGTGTCCCTTCTGCTCCCGGGAATAa
- the LOC128679193 gene encoding bleomycin hydrolase isoform X3: MAEPLTIDLLGKLRNEYYSDPKNELAQNVCTRFDPFEVAISRKKTDGALHVYNIKVEMEGKPVTNQENSGRCWLFAALNVMRLPFMKKYAIEEFEFSQSYLFFWDKIERSHYWLNSIVETAKAGEDLEGRLVNFLLKDPINDGGQWDMIVNLVNKYGVMPKKCYPESFSSKKSLHMNAIIKTKLREFAKELRDMVDKKATDECIQAAINKQVAIIYNIVATCLGTPPQKFTFEFYNKEKAYNNFGALTPQEFYEKHVRPLFDVNNKVCLVSDPRQSNPFGNLYTLQCLGNVVGGRRTAYNNQPIETLMNVVKDSIQGGEAVWFGCEVSKRFERKNGLEDLDAHDYRLVFNTEVQIGLQKADRLMYGDSCMTHAMVFTAVGTDEQGKPQKFRVENSYSDKEYDKGYLMITEPWFREFVFEVVVDKRFVPAEVLDVFKQEPKVLPAWDPMGTLACPFCSRE; this comes from the exons ATGGCCG aaccGCTGACAATAGACCTTTTGGGCAAGCTCAGAAATGAGTACTACTCAGACCCGAAAAATGAGCTGGCTCAAAATGTTTGCACCAGGTTTGACCCCTTCGAAGTGGCTATCAGTAGAAAGAAGACAGATGGTGCCTTGCATGTCTATAACATCAAG GTGGAAATGGAGGGGAAGCCGGTGACGAATCAGGAGAACTCTGGCAGGTGCTGGCTGTTCGCAGCCCTCAACGTCATGCGTCTGCCGTTCATGAAGAAGTATGCCATTGAGGAGTTTGAGTTTTCTCAGAG CTACCTGTTCTTCTGGGACAAAATAGAGCGCTCCCACTACTGGCTGAACAGCATCGTGGAGACCGCTAAGGCTGGGGAGGACCTCGAAGGCAGGCTCGTCAACTTTCTGCTCAAG GACCCCATAAACGATGGTGGGCAATGGGACATGATCGTGAACCTGGTGAACAAGTACGGCGTGATGCCAAAGAAGTGCTACCCCGAGTCGTTCAGCTCCAAGAAGAGTCTGCACATGAACGCGATCATCAAAACCAAG CTGCGCGAATTTGCGAAGGAGCTGCGGGACATGGTGGACAAGAAGGCTACAGACGAATGCATACAGGCGGCTATCAACAAGCAGGTCGCAATTATATACAACATTGTGGCTACGTGTTTAG GAACCCCGCCGCAAAAGTTCACGTTCGAGTTCTACAACAAGGAGAAGGCGTACAACAACTTTGGCGCGCTCACGCCGCAGGAGTTCTACGAGAAACACGTCCGCCCGCTGTTCGACGTCAACAATAAG GTGTGTCTAGTGAGCGACCCTCGTCAATCGAATCCGTTCGGTAACCTCTACACCCTGCAGTGTCTGGGCAATGTGGTCGGAGGTCGGCGCACCGCATACAACAACCAACCGATTGAGACGCTCATGAA CGTCGTGAAGGACAGTATTCAGGGCGGCGAAGCTGTGTGGTTTGGATGCGAAGTGTCCAAGAGATTTGAACGCAAGAATGGCCTTGAAGATCTTGACGC aCACGATTACCGTCTGGTGTTCAACACAGAGGTACAGATCGGGCTGCAGAAAGCTGACAGACTCATGTACGGAGACTCCTGCATGACTCATGCCATGGTGTTCACTGCCGTAGGGACTGAT gaGCAAGGCAAGCCCCAGAAGTTCCGCGTCGAGAACTCCTACAGCGACAAGGAGTACGACAAGGGATACCTCATGATCACCGAGCCTTGGTTCAGGGAGTTTGTGTTTGAG gTGGTGGTCGATAAGAGATTCGTGCCGGCAGAAGTACTGGACGTGTTCAAACAAGAGCCGAAGGTGCTCCCGGCGTGGGATCCCATGGGAACGCTGGCGTGTCCCTTCTGCTCCCGGGAATAa
- the LOC128679196 gene encoding uncharacterized protein LOC128679196 isoform X1, whose product MSLKAYEDACIRAELFGQPKPNKEEFLEKHKHLDVVEFEEVEIKAAENTAMLDEGLKDARGGLAELNTILGSTQTKLNKLKGVCGSLTNFFRVKLTAKDNLSYSTEPSYIGQTNYDKDYIPPKTPKSSINQGLGPNDNEMSLRAKQNGGAGSSRQDGGINAALKDLEEMEISENTSMVSKAALNDIGKQVTSQMSKLDQMICQADRAQAALHSQNKQMRSFLK is encoded by the exons ATGTCGTTAAAAGCGTATGAAGATGCGTGTATAAGAGCGGAGTTATTTGGTCAGCCAAAGCCAAATAAGGAAGAGTTTTTGgaaaaacataaacatttagACGTAGTTGAATTTGAGGAAGTGGAAATAAAAGCAGCGGAG AATACGGCGATGTTAGATGAGGGTTTAAAAGATGCTAGAGGAGGATTAGCTGAGCTAAACACTATATTGGGTTCTAcccaaacaaaattaaacaaattgaag GGAGTCTGTGGCAGTCTTACAAACTTCTTCCGTGTTAAATTAACGGCGAAAGACAACCTGTCATATTCTACTGAACCTAGTTACATTGGTCAAACAAATTACGACAAAGACTACATACCACCAAAGACTCCCAAGTCTTCAATAAACCAAGGTCTCGGACCGAACGACAATGAGATGTCATTGCGTGCGAAACAAAATGGCGGTGCGGGCAGTTCACGACAAGATGGCGGAATCAATGCGGCGTTGAAAGATTTAGAAGAAATGGAAATAAGCGAGAATACATCGATGGTAAGCAAAGCTGCATTGAATGATATAGGGAAGCAGGTGACGTCACAGATGAGCAAGCTAGACCAAATGATATGCCAAGCTGATAGGGCTCAAGCAGCTTTGCATTCGCAAAATAAGCAAATGAGATCTTTCCTCAAATAA
- the LOC128679196 gene encoding uncharacterized protein LOC128679196 isoform X2, with protein MSLKAYEDACIRAELFGQPKPNKEEFLEKHKHLDVVEFEEVEIKAAENTAMLDEGLKDARGGLAELNTILGSTQTKLNKLKGVCGSLTNFFRVKLTAKDNLSYSTEPSYIGQTNYDKDYIPPKTPKSSINQGLGPNDNEMSLRAKQNGGAGSSRQDGGINAALKDLEEMEISENTSMIYDQKYLLRNRGASLKEKGRI; from the exons ATGTCGTTAAAAGCGTATGAAGATGCGTGTATAAGAGCGGAGTTATTTGGTCAGCCAAAGCCAAATAAGGAAGAGTTTTTGgaaaaacataaacatttagACGTAGTTGAATTTGAGGAAGTGGAAATAAAAGCAGCGGAG AATACGGCGATGTTAGATGAGGGTTTAAAAGATGCTAGAGGAGGATTAGCTGAGCTAAACACTATATTGGGTTCTAcccaaacaaaattaaacaaattgaag GGAGTCTGTGGCAGTCTTACAAACTTCTTCCGTGTTAAATTAACGGCGAAAGACAACCTGTCATATTCTACTGAACCTAGTTACATTGGTCAAACAAATTACGACAAAGACTACATACCACCAAAGACTCCCAAGTCTTCAATAAACCAAGGTCTCGGACCGAACGACAATGAGATGTCATTGCGTGCGAAACAAAATGGCGGTGCGGGCAGTTCACGACAAGATGGCGGAATCAATGCGGCGTTGAAAGATTTAGAAGAAATGGAAATAAGCGAGAATACATCGATG atttacgaccaaaaataccttctacgcaatcgtggtgcgagtttaaaggaaaaaggaaggatttaa